Proteins encoded in a region of the Streptomyces sp. NBC_01471 genome:
- a CDS encoding phosphotransferase family protein, giving the protein MTTAPRPRTTTRDPQELGRRLAAWLSTRLPGVRIGNLTTPASNGMSSETLLFDIAAPAAPVASCALRLAADPAAYTVFPAYDMERQYRVMSLVAEHTDIPVPRVLWLETDPAPLGAPFFVMEQAHGRVPPDVMPYTYEGNWLYSATDAERAALEESTLRALAGLHRQFPAARAEFLLPAGEGSPLRRHVDEQRAYYTWVVDGLPPSPLIESAFGRLEELWPEDEGPAVLCWGDARIGNIVYDGFEPAAVLDWEMAAFGPCELDLGWTVYLHRFFQDLTEGSGLPGLPGLLRRENAERRYAGLTGHTPRDMDFHLLYAALRHAIVMLRIAYRQVHFGEVRVPADPDAMILHRASLEALVRGTYDWSGGLAPQPGGLDGA; this is encoded by the coding sequence ATGACCACGGCACCACGCCCCCGCACCACCACCCGAGACCCGCAGGAGCTGGGCCGCAGGCTCGCCGCCTGGCTCTCCACCCGGCTGCCGGGCGTCCGCATCGGCAACCTCACGACCCCCGCGTCGAACGGCATGTCGAGCGAGACCCTGCTCTTCGACATCGCCGCCCCCGCGGCCCCGGTCGCCTCCTGCGCCCTGCGCCTGGCCGCCGACCCCGCCGCGTACACCGTCTTCCCCGCCTACGACATGGAGCGGCAGTACCGGGTGATGAGCCTGGTCGCCGAGCACACCGACATCCCGGTGCCGCGCGTCCTGTGGCTCGAAACGGACCCGGCGCCGCTGGGCGCGCCCTTCTTCGTGATGGAACAGGCCCACGGCAGGGTGCCTCCGGACGTCATGCCCTATACGTACGAGGGGAATTGGCTGTACTCGGCGACCGACGCCGAACGCGCCGCGCTGGAGGAGTCGACCCTGCGGGCCCTGGCCGGGCTGCACCGCCAGTTCCCCGCCGCCCGGGCGGAGTTCCTGCTGCCCGCCGGAGAGGGCAGCCCGCTGCGCCGCCATGTGGACGAGCAACGGGCCTACTACACCTGGGTGGTGGACGGGCTCCCGCCGTCACCGCTGATCGAGAGCGCCTTCGGGCGGCTGGAGGAGCTGTGGCCCGAGGACGAGGGGCCCGCCGTGCTCTGCTGGGGCGACGCCCGGATCGGCAACATCGTGTACGACGGCTTCGAGCCCGCCGCGGTGCTCGACTGGGAGATGGCCGCCTTCGGCCCGTGCGAACTCGACCTCGGCTGGACCGTCTATCTGCACCGTTTCTTCCAGGACCTCACCGAGGGATCGGGGCTGCCGGGCCTGCCCGGACTGCTGCGCCGGGAGAACGCCGAGCGGCGGTATGCCGGACTCACCGGCCACACACCGCGCGACATGGACTTCCATCTTCTCTACGCGGCCCTGCGGCACGCGATCGTCATGCTGCGCATCGCCTACCGGCAGGTGCACTTCGGCGAGGTCCGGGTCCCCGCGGACCCGGATGCCATGATCCTGCACCGGGCTTCTCTGGAGGCCCTGGTGCGGGGTACGTACGACTGGTCAGGCGGCCTCGCGCCCCAGCCGGGCGGCCTTGACGGGGCGTGA
- a CDS encoding Lrp/AsnC family transcriptional regulator — protein MEELDRRIVELLVKDGRMSYTDLGKATGLSTSAVHQRVRRLEQRGVIRGYAAVVDPEAVGLPLTAFISVKPFDPSAPDDIAERLAGVPEIEACHSVAGDENYILKVRVPTPLALENLLTRIRSLAGVSTRTTVVLSTPYEARPPEI, from the coding sequence ATGGAGGAGCTGGATCGCCGCATCGTGGAGTTGCTCGTCAAGGACGGGCGGATGAGCTACACCGACCTGGGCAAGGCCACCGGCCTGTCCACATCGGCGGTGCATCAGCGCGTACGCCGTCTCGAACAGCGCGGCGTCATCCGCGGCTACGCCGCCGTGGTCGACCCGGAGGCCGTCGGGCTGCCGCTCACCGCGTTCATCTCGGTGAAGCCCTTCGACCCGAGCGCCCCGGACGACATCGCCGAGCGGCTCGCCGGGGTCCCCGAGATCGAGGCCTGCCACAGCGTGGCGGGCGACGAGAACTACATCCTCAAGGTGCGCGTCCCGACACCGCTCGCCCTGGAGAACCTGCTGACCAGGATCCGCTCACTGGCCGGGGTCTCCACCCGTACGACCGTCGTGCTCTCCACTCCGTACGAGGCACGGCCCCCGGAGATCTGA
- a CDS encoding amidohydrolase: MTESTAPRADHRTVLLRGGDIHSPADPFATAMVVERGHVAWVGSEGAADAFAKGVDETVDLEGALVTPAFTDAHVHTTSTGLALTGLDLSAARSAGEALRLVREHAAGRPGDRVLLGHGWDDSGWPDGRPLTRTALDEAAGGRPVYLPRVDVHSAVVSTALLDLVPQVTSLPGYRADAPLTGAAHHAVRAAAHAQITPEQRTDAQRAARERAASLGIGSLHECGGPDISDEDDFTGLLRLAGQEKGPRVFGYWAERVADDKDARRIRELGAIGAAGDLFVDGSLGSHTACLHEPYADEAHTGTAHLDSADIAAHVAACTEAGLQAGFHAIGDAALTAVVGGVRAAAEKLGLERVRAARHRVEHAEMLTPETVAAFAELGLTASVQPAFDAAWGGDEGMYAQRLGAERARTLNPYAALLRAGVPLAFGSDSPVTPLDPWGNVRAAAFHRTPAHRISVRAAFTAHTRGGWRSIGRDDTGVLVPGAPADYAVWRTADLVVQAPDDRVARWSTDPRSGTPGLPDLTPGAELPVCLRTVVFGQTVFVRPNE; encoded by the coding sequence ATGACCGAGAGCACCGCCCCCCGGGCCGACCACCGCACCGTACTGCTGCGCGGTGGGGACATCCACAGCCCCGCCGACCCCTTCGCCACCGCGATGGTCGTGGAACGCGGGCACGTCGCCTGGGTGGGCTCCGAAGGGGCGGCCGACGCCTTCGCCAAGGGTGTCGACGAGACAGTCGACCTCGAAGGGGCCCTGGTGACCCCGGCGTTCACCGACGCACACGTCCACACGACATCCACCGGGCTCGCGCTCACCGGGCTCGACCTGTCGGCCGCACGGAGCGCGGGGGAGGCCCTCCGTCTCGTACGGGAGCACGCGGCCGGCCGCCCCGGCGACCGGGTCCTGCTCGGCCACGGCTGGGACGACTCCGGCTGGCCGGACGGCCGGCCGCTGACCCGCACCGCACTCGACGAGGCGGCCGGCGGAAGGCCGGTCTATCTGCCGCGGGTCGACGTCCACTCGGCCGTGGTCTCCACCGCCCTGCTCGACCTCGTCCCGCAGGTCACCTCGCTGCCCGGCTACCGGGCGGACGCCCCGCTCACCGGCGCGGCGCACCACGCCGTGCGCGCCGCGGCCCACGCGCAGATCACCCCGGAGCAGCGCACCGACGCGCAGCGCGCCGCCCGTGAACGGGCCGCCTCGCTCGGTATCGGCTCGCTCCACGAGTGCGGCGGGCCCGACATCTCCGACGAGGACGACTTCACCGGCCTGCTCCGCCTGGCCGGACAGGAGAAGGGGCCGCGCGTCTTCGGCTACTGGGCCGAGCGCGTCGCCGACGACAAGGACGCCCGCCGCATCAGGGAGCTGGGCGCGATCGGCGCGGCAGGTGACCTCTTCGTCGACGGCTCGCTCGGCTCGCACACCGCCTGCCTGCACGAGCCGTACGCGGACGAGGCGCACACCGGTACGGCGCATCTGGACTCCGCCGACATCGCCGCCCATGTCGCCGCCTGCACCGAGGCCGGCCTCCAGGCGGGCTTCCACGCCATCGGGGACGCCGCGCTCACCGCGGTCGTCGGCGGAGTGCGGGCCGCGGCGGAGAAGCTCGGCCTGGAACGGGTCCGCGCCGCCCGCCACCGCGTCGAGCACGCCGAGATGCTCACCCCGGAAACCGTCGCCGCCTTCGCCGAGCTGGGTCTCACCGCCTCCGTGCAGCCCGCCTTCGACGCGGCGTGGGGCGGTGACGAGGGGATGTACGCCCAGCGGCTCGGCGCCGAGCGGGCCCGTACCCTCAACCCGTACGCGGCTCTGCTGCGGGCCGGGGTCCCGCTCGCCTTCGGCTCCGACAGCCCGGTCACCCCGCTCGACCCCTGGGGGAACGTGCGGGCCGCGGCCTTCCACCGGACCCCCGCGCACCGGATCTCCGTACGTGCCGCGTTCACCGCCCACACCCGCGGCGGCTGGCGGTCCATCGGCCGGGACGACACCGGTGTGCTCGTGCCCGGTGCCCCCGCCGACTACGCGGTCTGGCGCACCGCCGACCTGGTCGTGCAGGCCCCCGACGACCGGGTGGCCCGCTGGTCGACCGACCCGCGCTCCGGCACCCCCGGCCTGCCGGACCTCACCCCTGGCGCCGAACTCCCGGTCTGCCTGCGGACGGTGGTCTTCGGACAAACTGTCTTCGTGAGGCCGAACGAGTGA
- a CDS encoding polyprenol monophosphomannose synthase produces the protein MNDGGERQFGPLGKALVIIPTYNEAENIKPIVARVRAAVPEADILVADDNSPDGTGKIVDELAGDDPQVQVLHRKGKEGLGAAYLAGFRWGIEHGYGVLVEMDADGSHQPEELPRLLTALKGADLVLGSRWMPGGRVVNWPKSRELLSRGGSTYSRLLLGVPIRDVTGGFRAFRKETLEELGLDEVSSQGYCFQVDLARRAVEAGCHVVEVPITFVEREIGDSKMSKDIVVEALWRVTAWGVGARAGRLLGREPS, from the coding sequence GTGAACGACGGCGGTGAGCGGCAGTTCGGTCCGCTCGGCAAGGCCTTGGTCATCATTCCGACCTACAACGAGGCCGAGAACATCAAGCCGATCGTTGCCCGGGTTCGCGCCGCGGTGCCGGAGGCGGACATTCTGGTCGCCGACGACAACAGCCCGGACGGCACCGGGAAGATCGTTGATGAGTTGGCGGGGGACGACCCGCAGGTCCAGGTGCTGCACCGGAAGGGCAAGGAAGGCCTCGGCGCCGCATACCTCGCCGGCTTCCGCTGGGGCATCGAGCACGGGTACGGCGTCCTGGTGGAGATGGACGCCGACGGCTCGCACCAGCCCGAGGAACTTCCCCGGCTGCTCACCGCGTTGAAGGGCGCCGACCTGGTGCTCGGCTCGCGATGGATGCCGGGCGGACGGGTCGTCAACTGGCCCAAGTCCCGGGAGCTGCTCTCGCGGGGCGGCAGCACGTACTCGCGGCTGCTCCTCGGCGTACCGATCCGCGATGTCACCGGTGGTTTCCGGGCGTTCCGCAAGGAGACGCTGGAGGAGCTCGGCCTCGACGAGGTGTCGTCCCAGGGGTACTGCTTCCAGGTGGACCTCGCCCGGCGGGCCGTCGAGGCGGGCTGCCATGTCGTCGAGGTTCCGATCACGTTCGTGGAGCGCGAGATCGGCGACTCCAAGATGAGCAAGGACATCGTCGTGGAGGCGCTGTGGCGTGTGACG